The following are encoded in a window of Dehalococcoidia bacterium genomic DNA:
- a CDS encoding sialidase family protein has translation MNRNWKNDLVNYARTDVNAAAQLDLPGQHWASLGLRWYSFGNSTQMVISLENGTLIGMVNSGFVVRSRNYGIDWENLGRFSPNPQRAAVYMGSGRVGLGDGEGKFWYSDDMGEHFVNLGVVTAAGDAVYTLCHLGNGILVGGDRAGHFYRSVNYGETWTDLGVIAPAGSDVMSMVYLGKDIVLACNSWGDGHLYRSIDAGLTWADLGIIDPTPSGLTGMCAMPHGMAMLARDLNFYRSIDWGLTWTGLGPISPVGTESDFTYLGDGLVIIGDRNGRIWRSSDYGEHWEGLDILNAGHYIWKIAYCDGILVCFDDDGNCYRSEPARILV, from the coding sequence ATGAATAGAAACTGGAAAAATGACCTGGTAAATTACGCCCGGACCGATGTCAATGCGGCCGCTCAGTTAGACTTGCCCGGGCAACACTGGGCAAGTCTGGGACTAAGGTGGTACTCTTTCGGCAATTCCACACAGATGGTTATTAGTCTGGAAAATGGGACCTTAATAGGTATGGTAAATAGCGGATTCGTTGTCCGGTCAAGAAATTACGGTATCGATTGGGAGAATCTAGGCAGGTTTTCACCGAATCCTCAGCGAGCCGCAGTATATATGGGTTCTGGCCGGGTCGGTCTCGGGGACGGCGAAGGTAAGTTCTGGTATTCCGATGACATGGGCGAGCATTTCGTAAATCTGGGCGTTGTAACCGCCGCCGGAGACGCGGTTTATACTCTGTGCCATCTGGGTAATGGCATTCTTGTAGGAGGTGACCGCGCCGGGCATTTTTATCGCTCGGTTAATTATGGAGAGACATGGACTGACCTGGGCGTCATCGCACCTGCCGGTAGCGATGTAATGTCCATGGTTTACCTCGGCAAGGATATTGTGCTCGCTTGTAATTCGTGGGGTGATGGTCATTTATATCGGTCTATCGATGCCGGTTTGACATGGGCTGACCTGGGGATAATCGACCCAACTCCATCGGGCTTAACTGGTATGTGCGCCATGCCACATGGCATGGCAATGCTGGCCCGCGACTTGAATTTTTATCGTTCAATCGACTGGGGCTTAACCTGGACCGGACTGGGTCCCATTTCGCCCGTGGGGACAGAGAGCGATTTTACCTACCTGGGCGATGGGTTAGTCATCATAGGCGACAGGAACGGCAGGATATGGAGGTCGTCTGATTACGGTGAGCACTGGGAAGGGCTGGACATACTGAACGCTGGCCACTACATCTGGAAAATCGCCTACTGCGACGGGATATTGGTTTGTTTCGATGACGATGGGAATTGCTACCGCTCAGAGCCCGCCCGTATCTTGGTTTAG